The following proteins come from a genomic window of Lolium rigidum isolate FL_2022 chromosome 5, APGP_CSIRO_Lrig_0.1, whole genome shotgun sequence:
- the LOC124656226 gene encoding citrate-binding protein-like, whose translation MAPDMLSWLLFLVLALSVSTHGASGAACDPTSGFVTVPLNDTQLPVQSPYDLPLNERYEFVNSMRRLWVYCSDKPHSTTSHTKPRTEIRMQTYNSGVWQFEGYAYVPGGTSGVSIMQVFGAAKHATTLMLHVYDGALRYYDMQVVEGGIYDRWFRLNVIHDVGGNGTLAVFIDGEERLRVAGRGGHEHYFKFGVYAQSNPSHYMESRWRDVRLFTKPTY comes from the exons ATGGCTCCTGACATGCTGTCCTggctcctcttcctcgtcctggCTCTGTCAGTCTCCACTCACGGCGCCAGCGGCGCTGCCTGCGACCCGACCAGCGGCTTCGTCACCGTGCCGCTCAACGACACGCAGCTCCCGGTGCAGAGCCCGTACGACCTTCCGCTGAATGAGCGGTACGAGTTCGTGAACAGCATGCGACGGCTGTGGGTGTACTGCAGCGACAAGCCTCACAGCACCACCAGCCACACCAAGCCTCGAACGGAAATCCGCATG CAAACCTACAACTCCGGCGTGTGGCAGTTCGAAGGCTACGCCTACGTCCCCGGCGGCACCTCCGGGGTGTCCATCATGCAGGTGTTCGGCGCGGCGAAGCACGCGACGACGCTGATGCTGCACGTCTACGACGGCGCGCTGCGGTACTACGACATGCAGGTCGTCGAGGGCGGCATCTACGACCGGTGGTTCCGGCTCAACGTGATCCACGACGTCGGCGGCAACGGGACGCTCGCCGTGTTCATCGACGGCGAGGAGCGGCTGCGCGTGGCGGGGCGTGGCGGCCACGAGCACTACTTCAAGTTCGGAGTGTACGCGCAGAGCAACCCCTCGCACTACATGGAGTCGCGATGGAGGGACGTCAGGCTCTTCACCAAGCCTACTTACTGA